From one Gouania willdenowi unplaced genomic scaffold, fGouWil2.1 scaffold_32_arrow_ctg1, whole genome shotgun sequence genomic stretch:
- the LOC114459562 gene encoding E3 ubiquitin-protein ligase TRIM21-like isoform X2: MSPAFSGTSEHHFLCSICLEVLTDPVTTPCGHNFCKTCISTHWDTSTTSRCPVCNQVFSTKPQLKVNIMMREMVSQFRRESEKKAAAPGEVLCDVCTRTKVKALKSCLDCVISYCETHLEPHLTASGLRRHQLVEPVENLESMMCPKHSKPLELFCQSDQTRVCLMCSVLEHKSHQLVPLGEDLFEDKKVYLQQMIQKRREKLEVIRDSVRFRKEAADRGKAEGVEMFTALMELVRRGLKELMKTMEEQQEAEEREAEGLIKELEEEIFELMKRSSEVEQFSHSEDHLLQHFCSLKAPPATKDWTEVMVHPSSYEVTVLRAVTQLEDTLSDKMMKIKMLEMKNLQHFAVDVTLDPLTANPYLVLSDDGKQVYCSDVWKNLPHNKERFSPCVSVLGKQSFSSGRFYFEVQVKGKTKWDLGVVKESINRKGYITETPKNGLWTVTLRDGNVYKACEDPLVILHPKCVPEKVGVFVDYEEGVVSFYDVDAAALIYSFTHCCFTHKLHPYFSPSLNHGGKNSAPLIICPVNQSE; encoded by the coding sequence ATGTCTCCTGCCTTCAGTGGGACGTCtgaacatcacttcctgtgctcCATCTGTCTGGAGGTGCTCACTGATCCAGTCACCACACCATGTGGACACAACTTCTGCAAAACATGCATCAGCACACACTGGGACACCAGTACCACCAGCAGGTGTCCCGTGTGTAATCAGGTGTTCAGCACTAAACCTCAGCTGAAGGTCAATATTATGATGCGTGAGATGGTTTCTCAGTTCAGACGTGAATCTGAGAagaaagcagcagcaccaggagaAGTTCTCTGTGACGTCTGCACTAGAACCAAAGTGAAGGCACTGAAGTCCTGCCTGGACTGTGTGATCTCCTACTGTGAGACTCACCTGGAGCCTCATCTGACAGCATCAGGCCTGAGAAGACATCAGCTGGTGGAACCTGTGGAGAACCTGGAATCCATGATGTGTCCAAAGCACAGCAAACCTCTGGAGCTGTTCTGTCAGAGTGATCAGACACGTGTCTGCTTGATGTGTTCTGTTTTGGAGCACAAGAGTCACCAGTTAGTCCCTCTGGGAGAAGATCTGTTTGAAGACAAGAAAGTTTATCTTCAGCAGATGATCCaaaagagacgagagaagctgGAGGTGATCAGAGATTCAGTGAGATTCAGGAAGGAAGCAGCAGACAGAGGGAAAGCTGAAGGTGTGGAGATGTTCACTGCTCTGATGGAGCTTGTTCGAAgaggcctgaaggagctgatgaagacaatggaggagcaacaggaagcagaagagagagaggctgaaggtttgatcaaagagctggaggaggaaatctttgagctgatgaagagaagctctgaggtggagcagttctcccactctgaagaccacctcctccaacacttctgctccctgaaagctcctccagccaccaaggactggacagaggtcatggtccatccatcatcatatgaagtaactgtgctgagagctgtaactcagctggaggacacactcagtgacaaGATGATGAAGATAAAGATGTTAGAGATGAAAAATCTGCAGCATTTTGCAGTAGATGTGACTCTTGATCCTCTTACAGCTAATCCTTACCTCgtcctgtctgatgatggaaaaCAAGTTTACTGCAGTGATGTGTGGAAGAACCTTCCACACAACAAAGAGAGATTTTCTCCTTGTGTCAGTGTTTTAGGGAAACAGAGTTTCAGTTCAGGTAGATTTTACTTTGAGGTTCAGGTTAAAGGAAAAACTAAATGGGATTTAGGAGTGGTTAAAGAATCCATCAACAGGAAGGGATATATTACTGAGACTCCTAAGAATGGTTTATGGACTGTGACActcagagatggaaatgtgtatAAAGCATGTGAAGATCCTTTAGTCATTCTTCATCCGAAGTGTGTTCCTGAgaaggtgggtgtgtttgtggactatgaggagggtgtggtctccttttatgatgtagatgctgcagctctgatctactccttcactcactgctgcttcactcatAAACTACACCCATACTTTAGTCCCAGTTTAAACCATGGTGGTAAAAACTCAGCACCTCTGATCATctgtcctgtcaatcaaagtgaatga
- the LOC114459562 gene encoding E3 ubiquitin-protein ligase TRIM21-like isoform X1, whose protein sequence is MGHLTSKFVDMSPAFSGTSEHHFLCSICLEVLTDPVTTPCGHNFCKTCISTHWDTSTTSRCPVCNQVFSTKPQLKVNIMMREMVSQFRRESEKKAAAPGEVLCDVCTRTKVKALKSCLDCVISYCETHLEPHLTASGLRRHQLVEPVENLESMMCPKHSKPLELFCQSDQTRVCLMCSVLEHKSHQLVPLGEDLFEDKKVYLQQMIQKRREKLEVIRDSVRFRKEAADRGKAEGVEMFTALMELVRRGLKELMKTMEEQQEAEEREAEGLIKELEEEIFELMKRSSEVEQFSHSEDHLLQHFCSLKAPPATKDWTEVMVHPSSYEVTVLRAVTQLEDTLSDKMMKIKMLEMKNLQHFAVDVTLDPLTANPYLVLSDDGKQVYCSDVWKNLPHNKERFSPCVSVLGKQSFSSGRFYFEVQVKGKTKWDLGVVKESINRKGYITETPKNGLWTVTLRDGNVYKACEDPLVILHPKCVPEKVGVFVDYEEGVVSFYDVDAAALIYSFTHCCFTHKLHPYFSPSLNHGGKNSAPLIICPVNQSE, encoded by the exons ATGGGACATCTAACGTCAAAG TTTGTGGACATGTCTCCTGCCTTCAGTGGGACGTCtgaacatcacttcctgtgctcCATCTGTCTGGAGGTGCTCACTGATCCAGTCACCACACCATGTGGACACAACTTCTGCAAAACATGCATCAGCACACACTGGGACACCAGTACCACCAGCAGGTGTCCCGTGTGTAATCAGGTGTTCAGCACTAAACCTCAGCTGAAGGTCAATATTATGATGCGTGAGATGGTTTCTCAGTTCAGACGTGAATCTGAGAagaaagcagcagcaccaggagaAGTTCTCTGTGACGTCTGCACTAGAACCAAAGTGAAGGCACTGAAGTCCTGCCTGGACTGTGTGATCTCCTACTGTGAGACTCACCTGGAGCCTCATCTGACAGCATCAGGCCTGAGAAGACATCAGCTGGTGGAACCTGTGGAGAACCTGGAATCCATGATGTGTCCAAAGCACAGCAAACCTCTGGAGCTGTTCTGTCAGAGTGATCAGACACGTGTCTGCTTGATGTGTTCTGTTTTGGAGCACAAGAGTCACCAGTTAGTCCCTCTGGGAGAAGATCTGTTTGAAGACAAGAAAGTTTATCTTCAGCAGATGATCCaaaagagacgagagaagctgGAGGTGATCAGAGATTCAGTGAGATTCAGGAAGGAAGCAGCAGACAGAGGGAAAGCTGAAGGTGTGGAGATGTTCACTGCTCTGATGGAGCTTGTTCGAAgaggcctgaaggagctgatgaagacaatggaggagcaacaggaagcagaagagagagaggctgaaggtttgatcaaagagctggaggaggaaatctttgagctgatgaagagaagctctgaggtggagcagttctcccactctgaagaccacctcctccaacacttctgctccctgaaagctcctccagccaccaaggactggacagaggtcatggtccatccatcatcatatgaagtaactgtgctgagagctgtaactcagctggaggacacactcagtgacaaGATGATGAAGATAAAGATGTTAGAGATGAAAAATCTGCAGCATTTTGCAGTAGATGTGACTCTTGATCCTCTTACAGCTAATCCTTACCTCgtcctgtctgatgatggaaaaCAAGTTTACTGCAGTGATGTGTGGAAGAACCTTCCACACAACAAAGAGAGATTTTCTCCTTGTGTCAGTGTTTTAGGGAAACAGAGTTTCAGTTCAGGTAGATTTTACTTTGAGGTTCAGGTTAAAGGAAAAACTAAATGGGATTTAGGAGTGGTTAAAGAATCCATCAACAGGAAGGGATATATTACTGAGACTCCTAAGAATGGTTTATGGACTGTGACActcagagatggaaatgtgtatAAAGCATGTGAAGATCCTTTAGTCATTCTTCATCCGAAGTGTGTTCCTGAgaaggtgggtgtgtttgtggactatgaggagggtgtggtctccttttatgatgtagatgctgcagctctgatctactccttcactcactgctgcttcactcatAAACTACACCCATACTTTAGTCCCAGTTTAAACCATGGTGGTAAAAACTCAGCACCTCTGATCATctgtcctgtcaatcaaagtgaatga